From the genome of Vicinamibacteria bacterium:
GTCAGTTCCCTTGCGCGGGAGTGTACGCGGTGATCGAATCGCCGGGTAAGACGCGACTCGGTGACCGGGTCGCTCTTTCCTGAAGCGTCATCTGGCCTTCGCGGCCCGATAGTTCCTGATGTATCGGTGGCAATGGACGCACTCGAGGGTGATGTCCAAATAAGCCAGCGCGGCTGCGTCACCATTGCTCTCACGAGCGGCATCGAGCAACCGCTCCGTCGCTCCAACGAAGGCGTCGCTCGCACGGGTGTACTCGGGCGTATCGACGACACGCCAATCCGCCGTCTCCGCGACCGCTCTCAGGCGGAAGGCCTGATCCCGGATGGCTTCGAAATCGTCCTGAACGACGGCATCGAGGAGCCGATGCGCATAGCCCGCTTTGGCTTCCATGAGCTTTCTGGTGGGCCCTTCCTGACCGCTCGAGAAGGCGAGAACCGCAGCTACCGTGAGACCCGCGGACGACAAAAGGCCGGTGTTCATACGTGATTCCTATTCTACTCCTCGCCGGATCCCCCAGGAGGCGATCATCGGGAGATGCTCGCACCCGTGAGCTTGGCGATGGCTGCCAGGGTGGTCTGCCCCGCGTTGAGGCCAAGGCGGAAGTCGTCGTCCGTGAACGTCGAATAGAGATCCGTCGGTTGGTGCCAGTGCGGATCCCAACCGGCTCCTATCTGGGCGCCGCGCTCGTTCTCTCGCAGACTGATCGAAGGCACGATGTCCATGAACGGAGTCGAGTCCGTGTTGGTCATGTGAGGGCCTACCGTCGCAGAGTAGTCGGTCGCGTACTCGTCGTTAGCGGCCTTGAAAAAGAACGCGAGATCTCGCGCTTCGTCGGCGAGCTCTGCCGTGGATTGAAACTCGATGTTCACGTCGGCCTCGGCTCGCTGATCGCGGCTGACGGTGCCGTCGGCGCGTGGAGCCCCGTGATCGAAGAGCATCATGTCGTGCTGGATCATGCCGAGCCATCTCGGCTCGGGATAGCGACCCGACCCGAGGGGGTCCTCTTTTCCCTGAAGCTCGCGACGCTGTTCGACGTAGGCCCTCGAGCCGTTGAGACCCGTTTCCTCGTTGTTCCAGAGGATGAACCGAATCGAGCGCTCGGTCTCGACGTCGGGAGCATTGAAAACGCGCGCCAGCTCCATCACCAGAGCCGTCCCCGAGCCATCGTCGTTCGCCGCTTCGCCCCAGCCGTGACCGTCCATATGTGCCCCGATGATGTACATCTCGTCGGGATGCGTCGTCCCCACCTTGGTGCAATACACCTGCTGGCGCGGCCCGTTGGTCGCGGGCTCTCGGTTCAGCTCGCGTAGGGTCTCGTCCGGCTGCGCCATGGGGTCGGTATTCACCCCGGTTCGCGCCCGATACCCGAAAATCGAGCTGCCGCCCGGACCCGAGCCGTTTCGCCCGATACGCCCACCAGTCGGAGTGCCACCCGACGGGTTCAATTCGTCGCTCGCTCGCCGTCGCGAGTCACGAGGAGGAGGATCGTAGACGTAATCGATCCGCTCGGTCGTCGTGCATCCGACGGCTTTCAGTCGTTCTTCAATCCAGTCGATCGCGTCCCGATTGCGTTTCGTGCCCTGGCGGCGGTCGCCAAACTTCGTCAGACCCTCGAGCGTAGCCTTGAA
Proteins encoded in this window:
- a CDS encoding M20/M25/M40 family metallo-hydrolase gives rise to the protein MLSRCRMLTFAAFAVGICATARGTPQTEIEDDDVRTLVSRLDLERFKATLEGLTKFGDRRQGTKRNRDAIDWIEERLKAVGCTTTERIDYVYDPPPRDSRRRASDELNPSGGTPTGGRIGRNGSGPGGSSIFGYRARTGVNTDPMAQPDETLRELNREPATNGPRQQVYCTKVGTTHPDEMYIIGAHMDGHGWGEAANDDGSGTALVMELARVFNAPDVETERSIRFILWNNEETGLNGSRAYVEQRRELQGKEDPLGSGRYPEPRWLGMIQHDMMLFDHGAPRADGTVSRDQRAEADVNIEFQSTAELADEARDLAFFFKAANDEYATDYSATVGPHMTNTDSTPFMDIVPSISLRENERGAQIGAGWDPHWHQPTDLYSTFTDDDFRLGLNAGQTTLAAIAKLTGASISR